From Melitaea cinxia chromosome 3, ilMelCinx1.1, whole genome shotgun sequence, one genomic window encodes:
- the LOC123669418 gene encoding golgin subfamily A member 2, with translation MDIRAEKLAKARKKLRDHQEKKVTSSHKENIEGQPKETLNENLNMITITKMDQDQNSITNGNRAEFFNNQEMDLKTSEIKPDVITEMLISNKTNLELQIKDLSAKLAHMETLYGQEISYHNNCKQQHIALQSDINNLMTKYSMVVQEASSKDKELQQLKITNQHLHEEKNNLFEQVELTKSMLTSKESENSQLLNQVSTYQNQIDLLQLQIQQLTNDSVVKFDQSNGNTKETEALLQKISNLELKIQTLQKDKEQINSHYEHYVRDLNEQLKSELNKNETLSKDLQNLYNREHSLIEQISEMEIRLQNYATKNDSDLSKQVQIDTDLQNQYIAAKNELEEINVKYNELKNKHMDCQKKINELTQAREIESQDSNIYKHDNVDISKLHADIASDKLAAQRATEQNKKLKSDIEALEQDIVKMGKDKLELTEKWTHEKQLNKGLALKLAELEECAKNMQNQLKAKDNEMIRLLNEYREIERKHEIIVKDVHDKQNSDVDNNEQETVETEKSNDDAAHEQRLLTTTSYDINTKVTDAKIKLDSICIKKEDAMVKLQERFLNIMDEVANLSDEKHRLEHIILQLQNETDTICEYVALYQQQRSLLKKREEERSNQLKIYQEECDKLKRHLEELRDLLLRFAADEELASFLKEESRYNDLARVKELLEKLQNCSLINSKFNNLDLNIFYPCNCCSGQLITI, from the exons ATGGATATAAGAGCTGAAAAGTTGGCAAAAGCAAGAAAAAAG ttgagAGACCATCAGGAAAAGAAAGTCACATCAAGTCATAAAGAAAACATAGAAGGACAACCTAAGGAAACTTTAAATGAGAATCTAAATATGATTACTATTACTAAAATGGATCAAGATCAAAATAGTATCACTAACGGAAATCGGGCAGAATTTTTTAATAACCAAGAAATGGACCTAAAAACATCGGAAATAAAACCAGATGTAATCACCGAAAtgcttatttcaaataaaactaaCCTTGAATTGCAAATAAAGGATTTAAGTGCAAAATTAGCACATATGGAGACTCTATATGGACAAGAAATTAGTTATCACAATAATTGTAAACAACAGCATATTGCCTTACAATCTGACATAAACAATTTAATGACAAAATATTCTATGGTCGTTCAAGAAGCTTCAAGTAAAGATAAAGAACtgcaacaattaaaaattacaaatcagCATCTtcatgaagaaaaaaataatttatttgaacaaGTAGAGTTGACAAAATCAATGTTAACTTCCAAAGAATCTGAAAATTCACAACTACTCAATCAAGTATCCACCTATCAAAACCAAATTGACTTGTTGCAACTTCAAATACAACAGTTGACAAATGATTCTGTTGTTAAATTTGACCAAAGTAATGGAAATACGAAAGAAACTGAGGCTTTGTTGCAAAAGATTTCTAATCTGGAGCTAAAAATACAGACTTTGCAAAAAGATAAAGAACAAATCAATTCACATTATGAACATTATGTACGAGATTTGAATGAGCAACTAAAGTCCGagcttaataaaaatgaaacactgTCAAAGGATTTACAAAATCTTTACAATAGGGAACACAGTCTTATAGAGCAAATAAGTGAAATGGAAATCCGTTTACAAAACTATGCAACTAAAAATGACAGTGACTTGAGTAAACAAGTGCAAATTGACACAGATCTTCAAAACCAATATATTGCAGCGAAA aatgaaCTAGAGGAAATTAACGTTAAatacaatgaattaaaaaacaaacatatggattgtcaaaaaaaaattaatgaattaaccCAAGCTAGAGAAATCGAATCCCAAGATAGTAACATTTATAAGCATGACAATGTTGATATCTCTAAGCTACACGCAGATATAGCAAGTGACAAATTAGCTGCACAAAGAGcaacagaacaaaataaaaagttaaaaagtgaCATTGAGGCTTTGGAACAAGATATTGTTAAAATG GGTAAGGATAAATTGGAACTTACAGAAAAATGGACACACGAAAAGCAATTAAATAAAGGACTAGCATTAAAATTGGCAGAACTTGAAGAATGTGCAAAAAATATGCAAAACCAACTAAAAGCTAAGGATAATGAAATGATAAGATTACTAAACGAGTATCGAGAAATTGAGAGAAAACACGAAATAATAGTAAAAGACGTTCATGATAAGCAAAATTCAGATGTTGACAATAATGAACAAGAAACAGTAGAAACGGAAAAAAGCAATGATGACGCGGCGCATGAACAAAGGTTGTTGACAACAACTTCATACGATATAAATACGAAGGTAACGGatgcaaaaattaaattagacagTATTTGCATTAAAAAGGAGGATGCTATGGTTAAACTTCAAGAACGCTTTTTAAACATAATGGATGAAGTTGCTAATCTATCAGACGAAAAACATAGATTAGAACACATCATCCTGCAGTTACAAAACGAGACAGATACTATTTGCGAATATGTCGCACTTTATCAGCAACAACGTAGCTTATTAAAGAAAAGAGAAGAAGAAAGAagtaatcaattaaaaatttatcaagaGGAATGTGACAAATTAAAACGTCATTTAGAAGAGCTACGTGATCTCCTCCTAAGATTCGCAGCCGATGAGGAGTTAGCCTCATTTTTAAAAGAGGAAAGTAGGTATAATGATTTAGCTAGAGTTAAAGAATTACTTGAAAAGTTACAAAACTGCTCATTGATCAATTCTAAGTTTAATAACTTagacttgaatattttttatccatGTAATTGTTGCTCTGGTCAACTTATtactatttga